The DNA region TCCATAAACCCAAAATGGTCACCCGCGCGCAGGTGTTGCACTCTACACCCAGCCCCTAATTCCGTATTCCACGTACGTCGTCCGCCACCACACCAGCCAGCAGTCTCAAACCCAATAAAGCACCGCGTTGTTGaacttttgaattcaaactcCAAATCTAATCGAACGCATTTATGTGTCTTTGCAGCAGCAGTAGTCACATCGCGGCCGACGATGCACACACGATGGCCGGACTCAAGCCGAACATCTACGCACTGCTAGTGACCTGTCTGGGCTTCCTGTGCCTGGTGATCAGTGCCACGGCGGTTGGTGTGCCAATCTGGGCGTACTACGACAGTCGAGGGGGAGGTGGGTCATCAACTACAGCGTCATCGCGGAGTGTTGtgttaaaatgatttatttttacttCTTTTCAGAGGATCGAGGATACTTTGGTCCGTGGCAAAAGTGCCAGGTTCTGAGCTACCGGGAACGATGCGGCGACGTCGTGCGGTTCCAGCCGTCAGGTAAGCGACCTTAGTCCAGCTCGTCGAAGGCGCGCACCGTTGTGAAGGTGTTGATCATGACGTACGCCCACTTGGGTTGATCCCGCGGGACCATGTGGCCAGCGTCTCGGATGAGCACCTCGAGCAAGTTGTTGACCAGTTTGAAGTAACCGGCGATTTCGCCGTCCACGTAGAAGATGTACCGATCGGCGGTTCTGTACTCGGCGGCTCCGTTGAACGGGAGGTTCTTCAGGTAGTTGACCATCATCGGGTACGCGCAGATTATGTCCAGCTGGCCGTTGTAGATCAGCATGCGGTAGTTGGCCAGCAGTTCGACAATCCAGGGTGCGACCGAGTCGAGGATATCGTGCTGAAGATACTGCTCGACCTTGTTGTCTTGTTCGAGATCGTGGAAGGGCAGATCGCCGACGTGGAGTGCCTTTCGGGTTTCTGGCAGTTTTAGGAATGCGGCCAGGTAGAACTCGTCCGTTGGATCTTCGGCAGTGTGGAGGTAGTTGTAGTACGTGTCGAAGCCGGAGATGTTCTTGAAGAATGACGTTCCGTCAGTGTCTCCGTCCATGAGGTCGTCCATGATTTTGAATGCGCAGTCGTAGTCGTTGTTTTTGACGCAGTTCACCGCATCGGCTTCATCTCGATCGAATCGATCCTTGGCGTTGGAATCGATCAATCCCAGCTGGAACAGATAATCACCGTAATCGATCTGGTTCAGAGGGTCACTGTACCCGTTGCCGATCGCCAGTCCTTGCAGATTGATGCGGATCTTGGCGGTAGGATTCTTCTTGTGGATTGTATAGCCGATCGCTGGAACATACTTTCCTCCGTAAGATTCTCCGCTGGCGTAGAACGGATTCTTCTGCAGCTGCGGG from Culex quinquefasciatus strain JHB chromosome 3, VPISU_Cqui_1.0_pri_paternal, whole genome shotgun sequence includes:
- the LOC6042831 gene encoding vitellogenic carboxypeptidase, coding for MICGRSLVAAVLLTSVIFVTVDASFINPYARFWKRHRGLSRASSGDNGEPLFVTPLLEAGKVKEAQAAARVNHSRIVGFESYTGFFTVDKRYNSNLFFWYFPAKNVTADTPVLLWLQGGPGASSLFGLFEENGPFFISKNLKAVPREFSWHHNHHLIYIDNPVGTGFSFTDSEDGYARNETQVGENLYQALVQFFQLFPQLQKNPFYASGESYGGKYVPAIGYTIHKKNPTAKIRINLQGLAIGNGYSDPLNQIDYGDYLFQLGLIDSNAKDRFDRDEADAVNCVKNNDYDCAFKIMDDLMDGDTDGTSFFKNISGFDTYYNYLHTAEDPTDEFYLAAFLKLPETRKALHVGDLPFHDLEQDNKVEQYLQHDILDSVAPWIVELLANYRMLIYNGQLDIICAYPMMVNYLKNLPFNGAAEYRTADRYIFYVDGEIAGYFKLVNNLLEVLIRDAGHMVPRDQPKWAYVMINTFTTVRAFDELD